In Methylomagnum ishizawai, one DNA window encodes the following:
- a CDS encoding ATP-binding protein → MADTSNTLIGHLLEVRAGRFQGQLLSEPDGFQATLEIDGKPEVVGQVGAYVSVRQHNSRIIGLIHHIQAGRAALNGAACRSAAGSLLSITPLGEIDPKGGFRRGVGRFPTPGAELHMVSSSEINTIFTHNKRFGFTPAYLRSHPTVGVHLDPTAMFSRHFAILGQSGSGKSWSVASLIQHMVKAMPKAHIILLDLHGEYYWTDKQDMQVSAAFKPDQTRHLDARRLEIPYWLMTFAELCDLFIDRNDPGASVQTAFFRETILALKQQSAKTLGMETVSLDSPIHFPIQEVYKSFKEANEMRTDFGKTKGPLFGQFDEFLIKLHSRLSDVRYDFLLNPKRRNRSETMAGLLRDFVGLGNPKRQITVIDLSPVPFDVRPTVSAQIGRLAFEFNYWNPKNREFPILLVCEEAHSYIPREHGTQYEGTRKSMERIAKEGRKYGVGLAVVTQRPKDLSETVLSQCGTYVCLRITNPDDQAYVRKLVPEGEADLVDILTSLGRGEAMILGEAIPLPTRSQIFKPDPAPNSNDADFYTYWREGPDDLDMDGIVERWRRQGK, encoded by the coding sequence ATGGCGGACACTTCCAACACCCTTATCGGCCATCTCCTCGAAGTACGGGCGGGCCGCTTCCAAGGCCAACTCCTATCCGAGCCGGACGGCTTCCAAGCCACGCTTGAAATCGATGGCAAACCCGAAGTGGTCGGCCAGGTCGGTGCCTATGTCTCGGTGCGCCAGCACAATAGCCGGATCATCGGCCTCATCCACCACATCCAGGCCGGCCGCGCCGCCCTGAACGGCGCGGCCTGCCGCTCCGCCGCCGGCAGTCTTTTATCCATCACCCCGCTGGGCGAGATCGACCCCAAGGGCGGTTTCCGCCGCGGGGTCGGGCGCTTCCCGACGCCGGGCGCGGAACTGCACATGGTCTCATCCAGCGAGATCAACACCATTTTCACCCACAACAAGCGCTTCGGCTTCACCCCAGCCTATCTGCGTAGCCATCCCACGGTGGGCGTGCATCTGGACCCGACCGCGATGTTCAGCCGCCATTTCGCCATCCTCGGCCAATCCGGTTCGGGCAAATCCTGGTCGGTCGCCAGCCTGATCCAACACATGGTCAAGGCCATGCCCAAGGCCCATATCATCCTGCTGGACCTGCACGGCGAGTATTACTGGACCGACAAGCAGGACATGCAGGTCTCCGCCGCCTTCAAGCCCGACCAAACCCGCCACCTCGACGCCCGCCGCCTGGAAATCCCCTATTGGCTGATGACCTTCGCCGAACTGTGCGACCTGTTCATCGACCGCAACGACCCCGGCGCCTCGGTGCAGACCGCGTTCTTCCGCGAGACCATCCTGGCCCTCAAGCAACAATCGGCCAAAACCCTGGGGATGGAAACGGTGTCGCTGGATTCGCCCATCCATTTCCCGATCCAGGAGGTCTATAAGAGTTTCAAGGAAGCCAACGAGATGCGCACCGACTTCGGCAAGACCAAAGGTCCGCTGTTCGGGCAGTTCGACGAATTCCTCATCAAACTGCACAGCCGCCTCAGCGATGTGCGCTATGACTTCCTGCTCAATCCCAAGCGCCGCAACCGCTCGGAAACCATGGCGGGACTGCTGCGCGATTTCGTGGGGCTGGGCAACCCCAAACGCCAGATCACCGTGATCGACCTCAGCCCGGTGCCTTTCGATGTCCGGCCCACGGTATCGGCCCAGATCGGGCGGCTCGCCTTCGAATTCAATTATTGGAACCCCAAGAACCGGGAATTCCCCATCCTATTGGTGTGCGAGGAAGCCCATTCCTATATTCCCAGGGAACACGGCACCCAGTACGAAGGCACCCGCAAATCGATGGAGCGCATCGCCAAGGAAGGCCGCAAATACGGCGTGGGGCTGGCGGTGGTGACCCAAAGGCCCAAGGATTTGTCGGAAACCGTGCTGTCGCAGTGCGGCACCTATGTTTGCCTGCGCATCACCAACCCGGACGACCAAGCCTATGTCCGCAAACTGGTGCCGGAAGGCGAGGCCGATTTGGTGGATATCCTCACCTCGCTGGGCCGGGGCGAGGCCATGATCCTGGGCGAGGCCATTCCGTTGCCGACCCGCAGCCAGATTTTCAAACCCGACCCCGCGCCCAACAGCAACGATGCCGACTTCTACACCTATTGGCGGGAAGGCCCGGACGATCTCGATATGGACGGCATCGTCGAACGCTGGCGGCGGCAAGGCAAATAG